The following proteins are encoded in a genomic region of Drosophila miranda strain MSH22 chromosome 4, D.miranda_PacBio2.1, whole genome shotgun sequence:
- the LOC108162563 gene encoding lectizyme-like — translation MRQFVVFLALAVAAVSGHTIAQPGFPEGRIINGHEAERGEAPYIVSLQTTAGTSFCAASIIRPDVLLTAAHCLTKDTYLAVAAGHSRSNHEDTQVREVTSSRQLIHESYSGKAGPFDIALIFLETPFDLNAVSRDGSSPVASIAMPPKKLEGSNRGTLYGWGKDGSMGLPDILQKLDVDILDYETCIAAMPENHKVVDTNVCTYNAGTTDGACNGDSGGPLISRSTDGSVYQVGVVSWGYVPCSLTKYPSVYTSVYSFESWITDHMDDYSF, via the coding sequence ATGAGACAATTTGTGGTGTTCCTCGCCCTCGCAGTGGCCGCCGTTTCGGGCCACACGATCGCCCAGCCAGGATTCCCCGAAGGTCGCATCATCAACGGCCATGAGGCGGAGCGCGGGGAGGCTCCCTACATCGTCTCCCTGCAGACCACAGCCGGGACTTCGTTCTGCGCTGCGTCGATCATCCGTCCGGACGTCCTGCTGACCGCCGCCCACTGCCTCACGAAGGACACGTACCTGGCGGTGGCCGCCggccacagccgcagcaacCACGAGGACACCCAAGTGCGAGAGGTCACCAGCAGCCGCCAGCTAATCCACGAGAGCTACTCGGGCAAGGCGGGACCTTTCGACATCGCCCTGATCTTCCTGGAGACGCCCTTCGACCTGAATGCCGTCTCCCGCGACGGCAGCTCGCCCGTGGCCAGCATCGCCATGCCCCCCAAGAAGCTCGAGGGCTCCAACCGCGGCACCCTCTACGGCTGGGGCAAGGACGGATCCATGGGCCTTCCGGACATCCTACAGAAGCTCGATGTGGATATCCTGGACTACGAAACCTGCATCGCTGCCATGCCCGAGAACCACAAAGTGGTGGACACCAATGTCTGCACCTACAACGCCGGCACCACCGACGGCGCCTGCAACGGCGACAGCGGCGGCCCTCTGATCAGCCGCTCCACCGACGGCTCTGTCTACCAGGTCGGCGTGGTCTCCTGGGGCTATGTTCCGTGCTCGCTCACAAAGTATCCCTCGGTTTACACTTCGGTGTATTCGTTTGAGAGTTGGATCACTGATCATATGGACGATTACTCGTTCTAG
- the LOC108162562 gene encoding lectizyme: MKVIALTLLVALVATAQAGKLTDKFAHLIPSFATGFVINGTEADPHSAPYIVSLATKVEKHSHICGGTIINKEWILTAAHCISNPVGMSAIAGLHTRAEVDELTQQREIDFGRVHESYTGGVGPFDIAILHVSEPFEFNEWVQPALLPTREEVHDGESHLYGWGQPKSYVLTAAKSLQTVTTELVNYPECVDALPENAPLEPSNICSSSLQQSVSACNGDSGGPLVVEHENAPSELVGIVSWGYIPCGLAQLPSVYTRVSAYIDWIQAKQTAYYALF; the protein is encoded by the coding sequence ATGAAGGTGATTGCTCTGACGCTTCTCGTGGCCTTGGTGGCCACCGCCCAGGCTGGCAAGCTAACCGACAAGTTCGCCCATCTGATCCCCAGCTTCGCCACTGGCTTCGTGATCAACGGCACCGAGGCTGACCCGCACTCTGCCCCGTACATCGTGTCGCTGGCAACCAAAGTCGAGAAGCACTCGCACATCTGTGGCGGCACCATCATCAACAAGGAGTGGATCCTCACTGCCGCCCACTGCATCTCCAATCCCGTGGGCATGAGCGCCATCGCCGGCCTGCACACCCGCGCCGAGGTCGATGAGCTCACTCAGCAGCGCGAGATCGACTTCGGCCGCGTCCACGAGTCCTACACCGGCGGCGTGGGACCCTTCGACATTGCCATCCTGCACGTGAGCGAGCCCTTCGAGTTCAACGAGTGGGTGCAGCCCGCCCTTCTGCCCACCCGCGAGGAGGTCCACGACGGAGAGTCGCACCTGTACGGCTGGGGACAGCCCAAGTCCTACGTCCTGACCGCCGCCAAGAGCCTGCAGACCGTCACCACCGAGCTCGTCAACTACCCCGAGTGCGTCGATGCCCTGCCCGAGAACGCTCCTCTGGAGCCCTCGAACATCTGCTCCTCTTCGCTGCAGCAGAGCGTGTCCGCCTGCAACGGCGACTCCGGCGGCCCCCTGGTCGTTGAGCACGAGAACGCCCCCTCCGAGCTGGTCGGCATCGTCTCCTGGGGCTACATTCCCTGCGGACTGGCCCAGCTGCCGTCGGTCTACACCCGCGTCTCCGCCTACATCGACTGGATCCAGGCCAAGCAGACCGCCTACTACGCTCTGTTCTAA
- the LOC108162561 gene encoding lectizyme, translated as MLSLFVLLPLVALAGAASLPHIQHLTPRETAEESPVEISPLILDGYDVQGVDNVPYLVSLSLTKATYAHQCGGVIIAKTWIVTAGHCVEGVRAFNGDVLGTPIYAGVSNRSNVTAAQVRYVDFASVHRSFNGNAGSDNIALLHVSEPFVYTARVQQIALPDVDEDYSGKLVTAYGWGLTDVEGDEFSKQLQYAFAPLLENSECEVLLPSDAPLTDKQVCSTVKTCYGDGGTPLVYWPIDGPAELVALGSWSYMPCGYANRPTVYTSVPSYVGWIYGTIAAYYQLN; from the coding sequence ATGCTATCGCTGTTCGTTCTACTGCCGCTGGTGGCGCTCGCCGGCGCCGCCTCCCTGCCGCACATCCAACACCTGACACCAAGGGAAACCGCAGAAGAGTCCCCAGTGGAGATCTCGCCACTGATCCTCGATGGCTACGACGTCCAGGGAGTGGACAATGTGCCCTATTTGGTGTCCCTGAGCCTCACGAAGGCCACCTACGCGCATCAGTGCGGAGGAGTGATCATCGCCAAGACCTGGATCGTGACGGCCGGACACTGCGTGGAGGGAGTGCGGGCCTTCAACGGGGATGTCCTCGGCACGCCCATCTATGCGGGCGTGAGCAACCGCTCCAATGTGACCGCCGCTCAGGTGCGCTACGTGGACTTTGCCTCCGTTCACCGGTCGTTCAATGGCAATGCCGGCAGCGACAACATTGCCCTGCTCCACGTCTCGGAGCCGTTTGTGTACACCGCCCGCGTCCAGCAGATCGCCCTGCCGGATGTCGATGAGGACTACTCCGGAAAACTGGTCACCGCCTACGGATGGGGTCTCACGGACGTGGAGGGCGATGAGTTCTCCAAACAGCTGCAGTACGCCTTTGCCCCTCTCCTGGAGAACTCCGAGTGCGAGGTGCTGCTCCCGTCGGATGCCCCTTTGACGGATAAACAGGTGTGCTCCACCGTCAAGACCTGCTACGGGGACGGAGGCACTCCCCTGGTGTACTGGCCCATCGATGGACCCGCGGAACTGGTGGCCCTCGGCTCCTGGAGCTACATGCCCTGCGGCTATGCCAACCGCCCGACGGTGTACACCTCCGTGCCGTCGTACGTGGGATGGATCTATGGCACCATAGCCGCCTATTATCAGCTCAACTGA